The Flavobacteriales bacterium genome window below encodes:
- a CDS encoding glycosyltransferase — protein MPRVLRIINRFNLGGPTFNVSYLSKYMSDDYETMLIGGEKEESEDSSLFILEKLGLNPLLIPEMKRSLNPLNDLKAYFKIRKIIKEFKPDIVHTHAAKSGALGRLAAYHCKVPIIVHTFHGHVFHSYFSTIITSVFKIIERYLASISTQIIAISEIQKKELVNIHKISAENKTSIVPLGFDLSKFKEDKQKKREAFRTKFNIKENDIVISIIGRLAPIKNHKLFLESIEYIVQKTNKNIKALIVGDGQEKAKLQTLTSELDLDFTEKEFNRDSQVIAYTSWIKEVDEVLAGSDIVALTSFNEGTPVSLIEAQAAGKPIVSTRVGGIENIVNENITALLSPSDDLNAFKLNLLELIENDSKREEMTKSTSGKSTKEFEYQTLCSNMEWLYEQLIKMTNRD, from the coding sequence ATGCCTCGAGTATTGAGAATCATTAACCGGTTCAACCTAGGTGGACCAACTTTTAACGTTAGCTACTTATCAAAGTACATGTCTGATGATTACGAGACAATGTTAATAGGAGGCGAAAAGGAAGAAAGCGAGGATAGTTCATTATTCATCTTAGAGAAACTAGGGTTAAATCCTCTACTAATTCCAGAAATGAAGAGAAGCCTTAACCCGCTCAATGATCTTAAAGCCTATTTCAAAATTCGGAAAATCATAAAGGAATTTAAACCTGATATCGTGCACACACATGCAGCAAAATCGGGGGCACTAGGACGGTTAGCAGCATACCATTGTAAAGTCCCTATAATAGTACATACATTTCATGGGCATGTCTTCCACTCCTACTTCTCTACAATTATAACCTCTGTGTTCAAAATCATCGAAAGATATTTGGCATCAATCAGTACACAGATTATTGCCATATCAGAAATTCAAAAGAAGGAACTCGTTAACATTCACAAAATATCCGCTGAAAACAAAACCAGTATCGTACCTCTCGGTTTCGATCTATCAAAATTCAAAGAAGACAAACAAAAAAAGCGAGAAGCATTTAGAACTAAATTTAACATTAAAGAAAATGATATAGTTATATCAATTATTGGACGTTTAGCTCCTATTAAAAACCACAAACTATTTCTTGAGTCTATTGAATATATTGTTCAAAAAACTAATAAAAATATAAAAGCACTTATAGTTGGCGATGGACAAGAAAAGGCAAAACTACAGACATTAACATCCGAATTAGATCTCGACTTCACGGAAAAAGAATTCAATCGTGATAGCCAAGTAATAGCATATACATCTTGGATAAAAGAAGTAGATGAAGTATTAGCTGGTTCAGACATTGTAGCACTAACATCTTTTAACGAGGGCACACCTGTCAGCTTAATTGAAGCCCAAGCTGCAGGAAAACCTATTGTATCAACAAGAGTAGGAGGAATTGAAAATATTGTTAATGAAAATATTACAGCTCTACTTTCTCCAAGCGATGATTTGAATGCTTTTAAATTAAACTTACTTGAACTAATTGAGAATGATTCTAAAAGAGAAGAAATGACAAAATCAACGTCAGGAAAATCTACTAAAGAATTTGAATATCAAACCTTATGTAGCAACATGGAGTGGTTATATGAGCAATTAATAAAGATGACAAATAGAGATTAA